One window from the genome of Mycolicibacterium gadium encodes:
- a CDS encoding NAD(P)/FAD-dependent oxidoreductase, producing MESSSPAARSVAVIGSGVSGLVAAYVLAQRDRVTLYEADTRLGGHAHTHQITHTDDGRTIAVDSAFLVHNDRTYPTLCRLFDELGIATRETDMSMSVRDDASGLEYAGARGVGGLFPSWSALTRPRYLYMLVEVKRFHRAALRLLESGEDDATVGEFLDRHGFSPYFIEYFMTPLIAAVWSAPPGQSLNYPARYLFVFLEHHGMLSVFDSPTWRTVVGGSVTYVDAVAKVIDEVRLGTAVRSVARLPDGVEVSDETHGPRHYDAAVVATHPDQALLMLADPTPTERAVLGAIEYSINHAQLHTDESVLPKSRRARASWNYLATSDDASVMVTYDVTRLMRLGGGPRILVTLGGRDHVDPASVLTEMTYSHPMYTPTSVAAQRLLPTLDDDRVVFAGAYHGWGFHEDGAASGLRAAQRLGVDWPAVAREAVAC from the coding sequence GTGGAAAGTTCCAGCCCCGCTGCACGCTCCGTCGCCGTCATCGGCAGCGGCGTGTCAGGCCTAGTCGCGGCTTATGTACTGGCACAGCGCGACCGCGTGACCCTCTACGAGGCCGACACCCGGCTCGGAGGGCACGCCCACACCCACCAGATCACCCACACCGACGACGGCCGCACCATCGCCGTCGACTCGGCATTCCTGGTGCACAACGACCGCACCTACCCGACGCTGTGCCGGCTGTTCGACGAACTCGGCATCGCCACGCGCGAGACCGACATGTCGATGTCGGTGCGCGACGACGCGAGCGGACTCGAATATGCCGGTGCGCGAGGGGTCGGCGGGTTGTTCCCGTCGTGGTCAGCGCTCACCCGCCCGCGGTACCTCTACATGCTGGTCGAGGTCAAACGATTCCACCGGGCGGCGCTGCGCCTGCTCGAAAGTGGCGAGGACGACGCGACTGTCGGCGAATTCCTCGACCGCCACGGTTTCTCCCCGTACTTCATCGAGTACTTCATGACGCCGCTGATCGCCGCGGTGTGGTCGGCTCCGCCCGGGCAGTCGCTGAACTATCCGGCCCGCTACCTGTTCGTGTTTCTGGAGCACCACGGGATGCTGTCGGTGTTCGACTCACCGACATGGCGGACGGTGGTCGGCGGTTCCGTCACGTACGTCGACGCGGTGGCCAAAGTGATCGACGAGGTGCGCCTGGGCACCGCGGTGCGCTCGGTGGCACGACTGCCCGACGGCGTCGAGGTTTCCGACGAAACCCACGGACCGCGGCACTACGACGCCGCCGTCGTCGCCACCCACCCCGATCAGGCGCTGCTCATGCTCGCCGACCCGACACCAACCGAACGCGCAGTGCTCGGTGCCATCGAGTACAGCATCAACCATGCACAGCTGCACACCGACGAATCGGTGCTGCCCAAGAGCCGACGCGCCAGGGCGTCGTGGAACTACCTGGCCACCTCCGACGACGCATCGGTGATGGTCACCTACGACGTGACTCGACTGATGCGTCTCGGCGGCGGCCCCCGAATCCTGGTGACACTTGGCGGCAGGGACCACGTCGACCCCGCCAGTGTCCTCACCGAGATGACCTACAGCCATCCGATGTACACGCCGACCTCTGTTGCCGCTCAACGACTTTTGCCGACGTTGGACGACGACCGCGTCGTATTCGCAGGCGCGTACCACGGCTGGGGTTTTCACGAAGACGGTGCGGCCTCCGGATTGCGGGCGGCACAACGCCTGGGGGTCGATTGGCCGGCCGTCGCCCGCGAGGCGGTGGCATGCTGA
- a CDS encoding DUF1365 domain-containing protein, which yields MLTPPAIYRTRITHLRRAPVHHYFEHRGYSWYVDVDALPKLPRWLRPFARFDARDHLFESDGPNDTLRQRIDAFLADRGIDLNGGRITALLQARVLGYVFNPLSLYWCHDADGTLRHIIAEVHNTYGGRHAYVLPPDSDHPTIVMKKLYVSPFNDVDGYYLVTAPRPDENLDVRISLHRENQPAFVVTMRGNRRRAGIAEILRLQLVAPLAPLMGAIGIRVQGITLWLRRVPIVPRESHVKERVHQS from the coding sequence ATGCTGACACCACCCGCCATCTACCGCACTCGGATCACCCACCTCCGTCGCGCCCCGGTGCACCACTACTTCGAGCATCGCGGGTACAGCTGGTATGTCGACGTCGACGCACTACCCAAGCTGCCCCGATGGCTGCGGCCATTCGCCCGATTCGACGCACGCGACCACCTCTTCGAATCCGACGGTCCGAATGACACCCTGCGCCAACGCATCGACGCGTTCCTCGCCGACCGGGGCATCGACCTAAACGGCGGCCGGATAACCGCACTGCTGCAGGCGCGGGTACTCGGATACGTCTTCAACCCGCTCAGTCTTTACTGGTGCCACGACGCCGACGGAACGCTGCGCCACATCATCGCCGAGGTTCACAACACCTACGGCGGACGCCACGCCTACGTGCTGCCGCCCGACAGCGACCACCCCACGATCGTCATGAAGAAGCTGTACGTCTCACCGTTCAATGACGTGGACGGCTACTACCTGGTGACCGCCCCACGGCCCGACGAAAATCTCGACGTGCGCATCTCCCTGCACCGCGAGAACCAGCCGGCCTTCGTCGTCACGATGCGTGGGAATCGAAGGCGCGCAGGTATTGCCGAGATCCTGCGGCTGCAACTGGTCGCGCCGCTGGCTCCCTTGATGGGTGCGATCGGGATTCGGGTACAAGGCATCACTCTCTGGCTGCGACGAGTCCCAATCGTGCCCCGCGAGTCCCACGTCAAGGAAAGAGTCCACCAGTCGTGA